A genome region from Altererythrobacter aquiaggeris includes the following:
- a CDS encoding TonB-dependent receptor → MRLSVLLTTAAVAALFPNPLLAQNAQDDDNEIVVVAERYRGQLDVPQAPIVQLEEADIAAYGASSIEELVQALAPETGSARGRGGGGQPVFLINGIRIGSFREFSSYPPEAIKRLEVLPEETAQLFGFPPDRRVVNFILKDDYSAITAAVELEQPDRGGYSYNEQELTLLKIAGGGRLNLDIQANDTSLLTERERGVIQNPSSIPDIAGDPDPAGFRSLVSDSRELEATANWAKAIIDSGSSISLNATANRTDTRGLFGLDTVLLSDPAGNSALRTLNKDDPLERRSRTETYSSAATYTAPLGDFRLTATADASLTDTNSEIDQRAGTADLLAAAAAGTLAIDSALPELTDGGFAIADARTYTAETKVTARGAPVILPAGELSTTFDLGYKWNRIESSDTRSALDTQLTRGRINGGVNVVVPIASRRENAWAGIGDLSLNLQAGIDRLSDFGTLYDWSAGLTWKPFENLDLQATYVNAEAAPSLTQLGAATVTTFNVPVFDFINGDTVLASVTSGGNQALVEESQSDWKFSANWELPFIKDTRFQVDYIRNRSDDVSVSFPLLTPEIEAAFPGRVTRDAGGNLVAIDQRPITFSQTLNDRISFGLSSRGQFGKTPDRQAGRQAGRPGGRPGGRGGEGAGEGARGGAGRPGGGGNPMAMFGGGGDSRGRYFVSLNHQIELKNKVVVAPGGPVLDLLGGDALSGNGSPRHSTTLEGGMFKSGYGLRLSGRYSGSSRVDGSGLPGSTDLQFGDVATIDIRMFADLGRAFDKDSGPLKGLRLAVKVDNVFDARRRVTDENGDVPLSYQPFLIDPVGRYIGIDIRKLF, encoded by the coding sequence ATGCGCCTTTCAGTTTTACTGACGACGGCGGCTGTTGCCGCTCTGTTTCCAAATCCCTTGCTGGCCCAGAACGCGCAGGATGATGACAACGAAATCGTCGTCGTGGCGGAACGTTACCGCGGTCAGCTGGATGTTCCGCAGGCACCCATCGTGCAGCTGGAAGAAGCCGACATTGCCGCCTATGGCGCCAGCTCGATCGAGGAACTGGTCCAGGCGCTGGCGCCCGAGACGGGGTCCGCCCGCGGACGCGGCGGCGGCGGTCAACCGGTTTTCCTGATCAATGGTATCAGGATCGGCAGTTTCCGCGAATTCAGCTCCTATCCTCCCGAGGCGATCAAGCGGTTGGAAGTCTTGCCCGAAGAAACCGCCCAGCTATTCGGATTTCCGCCCGACCGAAGGGTGGTGAATTTTATCCTCAAGGACGATTATTCGGCGATCACCGCTGCCGTAGAACTGGAACAGCCGGATCGCGGCGGTTATTCCTACAACGAACAGGAACTGACGCTTCTAAAAATTGCCGGCGGGGGCCGGCTCAACCTTGATATTCAGGCCAACGATACGTCGCTGCTGACCGAACGCGAGCGCGGCGTCATCCAGAACCCTTCCAGCATACCTGATATTGCGGGTGATCCCGACCCGGCTGGATTCCGCAGCCTGGTTTCCGATAGCCGCGAGCTTGAAGCCACGGCAAACTGGGCTAAGGCCATTATCGATTCCGGATCGTCGATCAGCCTCAACGCGACGGCCAATCGAACCGACACGCGCGGCCTGTTCGGGCTTGACACTGTCTTGCTGTCCGATCCAGCGGGCAACAGCGCATTGCGGACATTGAACAAGGATGATCCGCTCGAACGCCGAAGCCGAACCGAAACCTATTCCAGTGCGGCCACTTACACGGCGCCGTTGGGAGATTTTCGTCTCACTGCGACTGCCGATGCGTCTCTTACCGACACGAATTCGGAAATCGATCAGCGTGCCGGCACGGCCGATCTGCTCGCTGCAGCAGCAGCGGGAACGCTGGCAATTGATAGTGCGCTTCCTGAGCTCACAGATGGCGGATTTGCCATCGCAGATGCCAGAACATACACCGCCGAAACGAAAGTGACCGCGCGCGGTGCGCCCGTCATTTTGCCCGCGGGAGAGCTTTCGACAACATTCGATCTTGGTTATAAATGGAACCGGATCGAAAGCAGCGACACGCGATCGGCGCTTGATACGCAATTGACCCGCGGAAGGATAAACGGCGGTGTCAACGTGGTCGTGCCGATCGCCAGCCGCCGCGAAAACGCCTGGGCCGGAATCGGCGACCTGTCGCTCAATTTGCAGGCCGGGATCGATCGGCTTTCGGATTTCGGAACGCTCTATGACTGGAGCGCAGGACTGACCTGGAAGCCATTTGAAAATCTCGATTTGCAAGCGACATATGTGAATGCCGAAGCGGCGCCCAGTCTGACGCAGCTTGGCGCAGCGACGGTGACGACCTTCAATGTGCCCGTGTTCGATTTTATCAACGGGGATACCGTGCTGGCATCGGTCACGAGCGGCGGCAATCAGGCTTTGGTGGAAGAATCGCAATCCGACTGGAAATTCTCGGCCAATTGGGAATTGCCCTTCATCAAGGATACCCGCTTCCAGGTGGACTATATCCGCAACCGCTCCGATGATGTGTCAGTTTCGTTTCCGTTGCTGACACCCGAAATTGAAGCAGCGTTTCCGGGCCGCGTTACGCGCGATGCCGGTGGAAATCTGGTTGCGATCGATCAGCGGCCGATCACTTTCTCGCAAACGCTGAATGACCGCATTTCGTTTGGCCTTTCAAGCCGCGGCCAATTTGGCAAGACGCCAGATCGGCAGGCCGGGCGGCAGGCCGGGCGCCCGGGTGGACGTCCGGGTGGACGCGGGGGCGAAGGCGCTGGTGAGGGTGCGCGCGGCGGTGCTGGCCGTCCAGGCGGCGGCGGTAATCCCATGGCCATGTTTGGCGGCGGCGGCGATTCGCGCGGGCGCTATTTCGTCAGCCTGAACCACCAGATTGAATTGAAGAACAAGGTCGTGGTCGCGCCCGGCGGCCCGGTACTGGACCTGCTCGGCGGCGACGCGCTTAGCGGAAACGGCAGTCCGCGGCACAGCACAACGCTGGAAGGCGGGATGTTCAAAAGCGGATACGGACTGCGCCTGTCCGGTCGCTATTCGGGCAGTAGCCGTGTCGATGGCAGCGGATTGCCTGGCAGCACGGATCTGCAATTCGGCGATGTCGCGACTATCGACATTCGGATGTTTGCTGATCTGGGCCGCGCTTTCGACAAGGATAGCGGCCCGCTCAAAGGTCTGCGGCTGGCGGTAAAGGTCGATAACGTGTTCGATGCCCGGCGCAGGGTAACCGATGAAAACGGCGACGTTCCGCTAAGCTACCAGCCGTTTCTGATCGATCCGGTCGGGCGCTATATCGGGATCGACATCCGCAAGCTGTTCTAA
- the infA gene encoding translation initiation factor IF-1, whose product MAKEELLEMRGKVLELLPNAMFRVELENGHEVLGHTAGKMRKNRIRVLVGDEVLCELTPYDLTKARITYRFMPGRGGPGPQ is encoded by the coding sequence ATGGCCAAAGAAGAACTTCTGGAAATGCGCGGTAAGGTGTTGGAACTACTTCCCAATGCCATGTTCCGGGTCGAACTGGAAAACGGTCACGAAGTGCTCGGCCATACTGCCGGCAAGATGCGCAAGAACCGCATTCGTGTGCTCGTCGGTGACGAGGTGTTGTGCGAACTGACACCGTATGATCTGACCAAGGCGCGCATTACCTATCGTTTCATGCCTGGCCGGGGCGGCCCGGGCCCGCAATAA
- a CDS encoding esterase/lipase family protein: MTASTATMARPARPPSRLLALAEPGRALTEMAAFYALRPAMGMLPKGDGHGVLVLPGFMASDGSTRPMRSLLTDLGYDVAGWKLGRNVRVDNARIEAMMGCVEELSDNTGGKISIVGWSLGGVFARELAKLAPEKVRQVISLGSPISDDRNHTNARRLFEFLNGEKPEPMRDGQFEGLHQAPPVPTTSILTKSDGVVGWRGSVQRPDAQNNPDTENIQVYASHCGLGVNPSVMVAVADRLAQAEGKWSPFAPRGLSSLLFPRTLLH, encoded by the coding sequence ATGACCGCTTCAACCGCTACCATGGCCCGCCCCGCGCGGCCGCCCAGTCGCCTGCTCGCGCTGGCCGAACCGGGCCGCGCCCTCACCGAAATGGCGGCGTTTTATGCGCTGCGCCCTGCGATGGGTATGCTGCCGAAGGGTGATGGCCACGGGGTGCTGGTTCTGCCGGGCTTTATGGCTTCTGACGGATCGACCCGTCCGATGCGCTCGCTGCTGACCGATCTTGGCTATGACGTTGCCGGCTGGAAACTCGGCCGTAATGTGCGCGTCGATAATGCGCGAATCGAAGCCATGATGGGCTGCGTCGAGGAATTGTCCGACAACACCGGAGGGAAAATCTCGATTGTCGGCTGGAGCCTTGGAGGCGTATTCGCGCGCGAACTGGCCAAACTGGCACCGGAAAAGGTCCGCCAGGTTATTTCGCTCGGCAGCCCGATTTCAGACGACCGGAACCACACCAATGCACGCAGGTTGTTCGAATTTCTCAATGGCGAGAAGCCTGAACCGATGCGCGACGGCCAATTCGAGGGTCTGCATCAGGCCCCGCCGGTCCCCACCACCTCGATCCTGACGAAAAGCGACGGCGTAGTCGGATGGCGCGGCTCGGTTCAGCGCCCGGATGCGCAAAACAATCCGGATACGGAAAACATTCAGGTTTACGCCAGCCACTGCGGCCTTGGAGTAAACCCGTCTGTCATGGTCGCCGTGGCAGACCGCTTGGCGCAGGCCGAGGGTAAATGGTCACCTTTTGCACCGCGCGGCCTGTCCAGCCTGCTGTTCCCGCGCACGCTGCTGCACTGA
- a CDS encoding DNA gyrase inhibitor YacG produces MTTDRKSCPICKKVRTREHSPFCSQRCRDRDLAKWFGDGYAVPGRPAAPHEIVPDDDLDRDA; encoded by the coding sequence ATGACCACCGACCGTAAATCCTGTCCGATCTGTAAAAAGGTCCGGACCCGGGAACATAGCCCGTTCTGTTCGCAGCGCTGCCGCGACCGTGATCTGGCCAAGTGGTTTGGTGACGGTTATGCCGTGCCGGGGCGGCCTGCCGCGCCGCACGAGATTGTGCCGGACGATGATTTGGACCGCGACGCCTGA
- a CDS encoding 8-amino-7-oxononanoate synthase, producing the protein MSSNSFLFADPAAGPFAAHTADLLQLDKLGRRRTLAARDGIDFASNDYLGLASSGQLAAAAKTAIERGVPVGSGGSRLLRGNHPEHEALEAEAAAHFGSESALYFANGFSANGALLAALPQRGDLVVHDALIHASAHDGMQLGRAEFIAAQHNDPAAFEHAIKNWRANGGTGQVWIAAETLYSMDGDQAPLDDLAEIADRYEAILLLDEAHTTGLFGPAGRGLAAHLEGAPNVVTLRTCGKALGCDGALVCGPLAMTDFLINRARGFIFSTAPSPLMAACVREALRLIEDDGPRAQLRSRIAVAQTALGRATGSQIIPIVLGDERRTMDIARQLRQAGFDVRGIRPPTVPHGTSRLRISLTLNASEDNIRALGAALAGIWDGEDVRCLATS; encoded by the coding sequence GTGAGTTCCAATTCCTTCTTGTTTGCGGACCCTGCCGCCGGGCCGTTCGCCGCGCATACCGCCGATTTGCTGCAACTGGACAAACTTGGCCGCCGCCGCACACTTGCAGCGCGCGACGGGATCGACTTTGCATCGAACGATTACCTTGGCCTTGCTTCATCAGGCCAATTGGCGGCAGCGGCGAAAACGGCAATCGAGCGCGGCGTGCCCGTCGGGTCAGGCGGTTCGCGGCTGCTGCGGGGTAATCATCCCGAACACGAGGCGTTGGAGGCTGAAGCGGCAGCCCATTTCGGCAGCGAAAGCGCGCTGTATTTTGCCAATGGATTTTCCGCCAATGGCGCATTGCTGGCCGCCCTGCCGCAACGCGGCGATCTGGTGGTGCATGATGCGCTGATCCATGCCAGCGCGCATGACGGCATGCAGCTGGGCAGAGCGGAATTTATCGCCGCGCAGCACAATGATCCTGCAGCTTTCGAACATGCCATAAAAAACTGGCGCGCCAACGGCGGTACGGGGCAGGTGTGGATCGCGGCCGAGACACTTTACAGCATGGACGGCGATCAGGCCCCGCTGGACGATCTGGCAGAGATTGCAGATCGATATGAGGCAATATTGCTGCTCGACGAAGCGCATACAACGGGCTTGTTCGGGCCCGCAGGCCGCGGGCTGGCGGCACATCTCGAAGGCGCGCCGAATGTCGTCACGTTGCGCACTTGCGGCAAAGCTCTCGGCTGCGACGGTGCACTGGTTTGCGGACCGCTTGCGATGACGGATTTCCTGATCAATCGCGCGCGCGGGTTCATTTTTTCAACCGCCCCATCCCCGCTTATGGCCGCTTGCGTGCGGGAGGCGCTGAGATTGATCGAGGATGATGGACCGCGCGCGCAACTGCGCAGCCGCATTGCCGTGGCGCAGACTGCTCTGGGACGCGCAACAGGATCTCAGATCATCCCGATTGTTCTGGGAGACGAGCGCCGCACAATGGATATTGCCCGGCAGCTTCGGCAGGCCGGATTCGATGTTCGCGGCATACGTCCTCCCACGGTGCCGCACGGAACCTCGCGTTTGAGGATTTCGCTGACACTCAATGCATCAGAAGATAACATCAGGGCGCTGGGTGCCGCACTTGCCGGAATATGGGATGGAGAGGACGTTCGATGTCTCGCTACGTCGTAA
- a CDS encoding nucleoside triphosphate pyrophosphatase gives MAGGRLPSLILASASPRRRELLSRLGVVPARVTSADIDETPQPGERPANYAVRMAREKATAAADDHAFVLAGDTVVAAGRRILPKAEDEATARKCLRLLSGRRHRVLSAVVLRYPDGTLRAKLSETAVRFKRFSAEELAGYLAGGEWRGKAGGYAIQGSAESLIEWIRGSHSGVMGMPLYETRLLLGSAGFKIG, from the coding sequence ATGGCCGGGGGTAGGTTGCCCTCTCTAATCCTTGCGTCGGCGAGCCCCAGACGGCGCGAATTGCTTTCGCGCCTTGGGGTCGTGCCCGCGCGCGTAACATCGGCCGACATAGACGAAACGCCGCAGCCCGGCGAACGTCCAGCCAATTACGCGGTCCGTATGGCCCGCGAAAAAGCAACTGCGGCCGCAGACGATCATGCCTTTGTGCTGGCCGGTGATACAGTGGTTGCTGCAGGCCGCAGAATATTGCCCAAAGCCGAAGACGAGGCCACAGCGCGCAAATGCCTGCGGCTGCTTTCGGGCCGCCGCCACCGGGTGTTGTCAGCTGTCGTGCTGCGCTATCCCGACGGCACATTGCGCGCCAAGCTGAGCGAGACGGCGGTCCGTTTCAAGCGTTTCTCCGCTGAAGAGCTTGCCGGTTATCTTGCTGGCGGCGAATGGCGCGGAAAAGCTGGCGGTTATGCCATTCAGGGATCTGCGGAAAGCCTGATCGAATGGATCCGCGGTAGCCATTCCGGCGTGATGGGGATGCCGTTGTACGAAACGCGGCTGCTGCTGGGTTCGGCAGGTTTCAAAATTGGCTGA
- a CDS encoding adenosylmethionine--8-amino-7-oxononanoate transaminase: MSNLSSVWHPFTQHGLEAPIPMVTHAEGSAIFTADGRRIIDGISSWWVTTHGHCNPRIMAAIARQTEKLDQIIFAGWTHEPAEQLAASLAALVPDPLHYAFFSDSGSTAVEVALKMALGHWVNRGEKRRRIAVMQHSYHGDTIGTMSVGERGVFNRAYEQLLFDVATIPFPAAGQEQLAIDALEAECAGGDVAALIVEPLLLGAGGMLIYSPAVLASLAEICRAADVLLIADEVMTGWGRTGTLFACEQANVVPDIMCLSKGLTGGAIPLAVTMATPRIFDAHFSKDPAKQFFHSSSYTANPIACAAANANLQIWRDEPVAGRIDTLAARQSAGLTRLASLPGVTGARQIGTVIAVDVESGVDAGYLSQVGSRLKASLARQDVLLRPLGNTIYVMPPYCTGQADLDGLHDAVEQAIGEALEK, from the coding sequence GTGAGCAACCTCTCGTCTGTCTGGCATCCGTTCACGCAGCACGGTCTCGAAGCGCCCATTCCGATGGTCACCCACGCCGAAGGCAGCGCAATTTTTACCGCGGACGGACGCCGGATAATCGACGGAATTTCGAGCTGGTGGGTGACAACGCACGGGCACTGCAATCCCCGGATCATGGCTGCCATCGCCAGACAGACGGAAAAACTCGACCAGATTATCTTTGCCGGATGGACGCACGAACCAGCCGAACAGCTGGCGGCGAGCCTCGCCGCGCTGGTACCCGACCCGCTCCATTACGCGTTTTTTTCCGATAGCGGATCAACCGCGGTCGAAGTGGCACTGAAAATGGCGCTGGGCCACTGGGTCAATCGCGGCGAAAAACGCCGCCGCATCGCAGTGATGCAACATTCCTATCACGGCGATACGATCGGCACGATGTCGGTCGGTGAACGCGGCGTGTTCAACCGCGCTTACGAACAATTGCTGTTCGATGTCGCCACCATCCCGTTTCCCGCTGCCGGTCAGGAGCAGCTGGCAATTGATGCACTCGAAGCCGAATGCGCCGGCGGAGATGTGGCTGCGCTGATCGTCGAACCACTGCTGCTGGGCGCGGGCGGAATGCTGATATACTCGCCCGCGGTTCTGGCCTCGCTCGCGGAAATTTGCCGCGCCGCCGACGTGTTGCTGATCGCGGATGAGGTGATGACCGGATGGGGCAGAACCGGCACCCTGTTCGCCTGCGAGCAAGCGAATGTGGTGCCTGATATAATGTGTCTGTCAAAAGGGCTGACCGGCGGCGCGATCCCGCTGGCTGTGACAATGGCCACGCCGCGAATATTTGACGCGCATTTCTCGAAAGATCCGGCAAAGCAGTTTTTCCACTCGTCCAGTTACACCGCCAATCCGATTGCCTGCGCAGCCGCCAACGCCAATCTGCAGATCTGGCGGGATGAACCCGTTGCAGGGCGAATCGACACACTTGCCGCACGGCAGTCCGCAGGGCTAACACGTCTGGCAAGCCTGCCGGGCGTCACCGGCGCACGGCAAATCGGTACCGTGATCGCCGTCGATGTGGAAAGCGGGGTGGACGCCGGCTATCTCTCGCAGGTCGGGTCAAGGCTCAAGGCATCTCTGGCTCGGCAGGACGTGCTGCTCCGCCCGCTAGGGAATACCATTTATGTGATGCCCCCATATTGCACGGGGCAGGCGGACCTTGATGGGTTGCATGATGCTGTGGAACAGGCGATTGGCGAGGCTTTGGAAAAGTAG
- a CDS encoding beta-galactosidase: MQLGVCYYPEHWPEERWAIDAARMAAIGLARVRIGEFAWSRIEPEPGRFEWEWLDRAINTLGNAGLGIILGTPTATPPKWLVDSMPDMVAVDAQGRPRKFGSRRHYCFSHRPYRDECARIVQALAARYGANPAVVAWQTDNEYGCHDTTISYSAAAQIGFRRWLAAKYTDIGALNTAWGNVFWSMEYRSFAEIDLPNLTVTEPNPAQVLDFRRFASDEVVGFNRLQAEILRKHSPGRDIVHNFMGLYTEFDHHAVMADLDVASWDSYPLGFLERSWMSEADKIRYARQGHPDISAFHHDLYRGCGTGDGKNGRWWVMEQQPGPVNWAPYNPAPLPGMVRFWTLEAMAHGAELVSYFRWRQAPFAQEQMHSGLLRPDGSGDAALYEAEQVAREIAVLEFSGAAPRRVALIYSYEGQWLLETQPQGQSFVTLELMFAYYTALRRLGLDVDIVSPHVPLDGYPMVVAPSLPIVRADLAARLAALDCPLLLGPRSGSKTEHFAFPEDLPPGPLQQLVPVKVMRAESLRRGLEVPSGEGAISRWLEQIDCEDEPEIAPVLFRRANCRYLGGWADHALLSQILGMMAAEAGLQAYNLPPDIRLRSHGDLRYAFNHGPEALSLADVLPAGRRDYVLGGDDLPPAGVAVWRE, from the coding sequence TTGCAACTCGGCGTTTGCTATTACCCCGAACACTGGCCCGAAGAACGCTGGGCGATCGACGCGGCGCGGATGGCGGCGATCGGCCTCGCGCGTGTGCGGATCGGGGAATTCGCGTGGAGCCGCATCGAACCCGAACCGGGCCGTTTTGAATGGGAATGGCTGGACCGGGCCATCAACACGCTTGGTAATGCCGGTCTCGGGATTATCCTGGGTACGCCAACGGCAACGCCGCCGAAATGGCTGGTAGATTCGATGCCGGACATGGTCGCGGTGGATGCGCAGGGGCGCCCGCGCAAGTTCGGCTCGCGGCGGCATTACTGTTTTTCGCACCGGCCCTACCGCGATGAATGTGCGCGTATCGTGCAGGCTTTGGCAGCGCGCTATGGCGCAAACCCTGCGGTGGTGGCCTGGCAGACCGACAATGAATATGGCTGTCACGATACGACGATCAGTTATTCTGCCGCCGCGCAGATCGGCTTCCGCAGATGGCTTGCTGCAAAATACACTGACATCGGCGCACTCAACACCGCGTGGGGCAATGTGTTCTGGAGCATGGAGTATCGCAGCTTCGCCGAGATTGACCTGCCCAATTTGACCGTGACCGAACCCAACCCAGCGCAGGTGCTTGATTTCCGCCGCTTCGCTTCGGACGAAGTGGTCGGCTTCAATCGTCTGCAGGCGGAGATATTGCGAAAACATTCGCCCGGGCGCGACATCGTGCATAATTTCATGGGGTTATACACCGAATTTGATCATCATGCTGTGATGGCTGATCTCGATGTGGCGAGCTGGGACAGCTATCCGCTCGGCTTCCTGGAACGTAGCTGGATGAGCGAGGCGGACAAGATACGTTACGCTCGGCAAGGCCATCCGGATATTTCGGCATTTCACCACGATCTCTATCGCGGCTGCGGAACCGGGGATGGCAAGAATGGCCGCTGGTGGGTGATGGAACAGCAGCCCGGCCCGGTTAACTGGGCACCATACAATCCCGCGCCGCTGCCCGGCATGGTGCGGTTCTGGACGCTGGAGGCGATGGCGCACGGGGCGGAACTGGTGAGCTATTTCCGCTGGAGGCAGGCACCTTTCGCGCAAGAGCAGATGCACAGCGGATTACTCCGGCCTGACGGGTCGGGGGATGCGGCCCTTTACGAAGCCGAACAGGTCGCCCGCGAGATTGCGGTATTGGAGTTTTCGGGCGCCGCGCCGCGCCGCGTGGCATTGATATACAGCTATGAAGGGCAGTGGCTGCTGGAAACACAGCCGCAAGGCCAAAGCTTTGTCACGCTGGAACTGATGTTCGCCTATTATACTGCTCTGCGGCGGCTGGGGCTTGATGTCGATATCGTTTCCCCGCACGTGCCGCTCGACGGTTATCCGATGGTGGTGGCGCCCAGCCTGCCGATTGTACGCGCTGATCTGGCCGCCCGTCTGGCGGCGCTCGATTGCCCATTGCTGCTTGGACCGCGCAGCGGCAGTAAAACAGAACATTTTGCGTTTCCCGAAGACCTGCCGCCAGGACCGCTTCAGCAGTTGGTCCCGGTCAAAGTGATGCGGGCTGAAAGCCTGCGGCGCGGCCTCGAAGTTCCTTCCGGCGAGGGAGCGATTTCACGGTGGCTGGAGCAGATCGATTGTGAGGACGAGCCGGAGATTGCACCCGTGTTGTTCCGCCGCGCTAATTGCCGCTATCTTGGCGGCTGGGCTGATCACGCCTTGCTTAGCCAGATTCTCGGGATGATGGCAGCAGAAGCGGGCCTGCAGGCGTACAATTTGCCGCCTGATATCAGACTGCGCAGCCATGGCGATCTGCGGTATGCTTTTAACCACGGTCCAGAGGCGCTTTCGCTGGCAGATGTTCTGCCCGCGGGACGGCGTGATTACGTGCTTGGCGGTGATGACCTGCCGCCGGCGGGTGTCGCAGTCTGGCGCGAGTAA
- a CDS encoding ribonuclease, with the protein MAEWLVEHGVAEDRALLMDKGIPVAARIYWPGSLTAGQIEDAVLVSKPRDTTRGRAEFASGEQALVDRLPANAQEGSHVRLVITRAAIAERSRVKLAQARPTGADTRPAPGLTEQLRDAAESVTVVHKFSGSDWEEIWTEACDGTIAFPGGSIHCSATPAMTLIDVDGQMAAGPLALAAVPAIAAAIGKFDLSGSIGIDFPTIESRSDRKLIDDVLAAALARHEHERTAMNGFGFVQIVSRMTRPSLLHIIGHHRADATVRLLLRRAEEIADPGALLLTMHPAVRAKLQSEWLDDLARRTGREIRLETDPGLAVDAAFAQNVPV; encoded by the coding sequence TTGGCTGAGTGGCTGGTAGAACATGGTGTTGCCGAAGACCGGGCATTGCTGATGGATAAAGGCATTCCGGTCGCTGCGCGGATATACTGGCCCGGATCGCTGACCGCAGGGCAGATCGAAGACGCCGTGCTGGTCTCCAAACCCCGTGATACGACGCGCGGCCGGGCGGAATTTGCCAGCGGCGAGCAAGCGCTTGTCGATCGGTTGCCTGCCAATGCGCAGGAAGGTTCGCATGTCAGACTGGTGATTACGCGCGCTGCGATTGCAGAACGCAGCCGCGTCAAGCTGGCGCAAGCTCGCCCGACCGGGGCTGACACTCGCCCTGCCCCGGGCCTTACCGAACAATTACGCGATGCGGCAGAATCGGTCACTGTCGTGCACAAGTTTTCCGGCTCAGATTGGGAGGAAATCTGGACCGAAGCCTGTGACGGGACAATCGCCTTTCCGGGCGGTTCCATCCATTGCTCCGCCACGCCCGCCATGACGCTGATAGATGTCGATGGCCAGATGGCAGCCGGTCCGCTCGCTCTGGCTGCCGTACCGGCCATCGCCGCAGCCATCGGCAAGTTCGATTTGTCCGGCTCGATCGGGATCGATTTCCCGACCATTGAAAGCCGCAGCGACCGCAAGCTGATCGACGATGTGCTGGCTGCCGCGCTAGCACGCCATGAACACGAACGGACGGCCATGAACGGCTTCGGCTTTGTCCAGATCGTCAGCCGAATGACGCGCCCTTCGCTGCTGCACATAATTGGCCATCACCGCGCGGATGCGACCGTGCGGCTGCTGCTAAGACGCGCGGAGGAAATTGCCGATCCGGGCGCATTGCTGCTGACCATGCACCCCGCGGTGCGCGCAAAATTGCAGAGCGAGTGGCTGGATGATCTGGCCCGCCGGACAGGACGCGAAATTCGGCTCGAAACCGACCCCGGGCTTGCAGTCGATGCAGCCTTCGCGCAAAACGTCCCTGTATGA
- the bioD gene encoding dethiobiotin synthase, whose product MSRYVVTGTDTGIGKTVFAAALAHHLGARYWKPVQAGLDDGGDCAAVKRLAGPGVSILPEIFRLNTPCSPHEAARIDGVTLSASALGLPAGNSPLVVEGAGGVLVPLTDNLLYADIFAIWGLPLILAARTQLGTINHTLLSLEALRARAVPVHGVVFIGDAEPVAEQTIPRIGRVRNLGRLPMLDPLTPEALHAAFAEGVRL is encoded by the coding sequence ATGTCTCGCTACGTCGTAACCGGCACCGATACAGGCATCGGCAAAACCGTTTTTGCGGCGGCGTTGGCCCATCATCTGGGCGCGCGATACTGGAAGCCGGTGCAGGCCGGCCTGGACGATGGCGGTGATTGTGCTGCGGTCAAGCGTCTGGCAGGTCCCGGCGTCAGCATTCTGCCCGAAATATTCCGGCTGAATACGCCGTGCTCGCCGCATGAAGCCGCGCGGATCGACGGTGTGACTCTTTCTGCCAGCGCCCTTGGTCTTCCCGCCGGGAATAGCCCGCTGGTCGTGGAAGGCGCGGGCGGCGTGCTCGTGCCGCTTACCGATAACTTGTTATACGCGGATATATTCGCGATCTGGGGGCTACCGCTAATCCTTGCCGCGCGCACCCAACTGGGCACGATCAATCACACGCTGCTCTCGCTGGAAGCGTTGCGGGCGCGCGCGGTGCCGGTTCACGGCGTCGTATTTATCGGCGATGCCGAACCGGTGGCCGAACAGACGATTCCGCGGATCGGCAGAGTGCGCAATCTTGGCCGGCTGCCGATGCTTGATCCGCTGACACCGGAGGCTCTCCACGCGGCCTTTGCCGAAGGCGTTCGCTTGTGA